The DNA window GGCGACGTGGCGGTTGACGGTTTCGGGGCTGACGGCGAGGTCGCGGGCGATCTGGCGGTTGGCCATGCCGCCGACGGTGCGCATGAAGATGCGGGCGTCGAGGTCGGGGCGTTTTTGCCAGTAGGTGGTGGAGAAAGTCTGGGTGCTGAAGCTGCGGCGGCAGTGCTTGCAGAGGAACCGCTGGATACGTCTGCCGTCGGAGTGTCGCCGGAAGGTGCCGATCTTCTTGTAGGGCCAGGGCTCGACGGAGTCGTTGTGGTGCAGGCACTTGGGGTTGGGGCAGAAGGGAGGGGCCCAGTTCGGGTGGCGGGTTTGGTCTGCACTCATGCAGAGTGGAAGGCAATGGTCGGACCAGGCACATTCTCAAAGGCACAACCGATGAGAAAAGGGGCGGCCGTGGCCGCCCCCGCAGGCGCGTGGCGAGAGTTTCCCGACGGGCCGCTAGACGCCCACGACCTCGGCGCTGATGCCGAGATCGCGCACCATGCCCGCGATCTCCTCGGTGTAGACCGGATTCATGACCAGGACCAGACGCACGTCGCGGCCGGCGAGGTCGGCCGGCGCCACGATGGGATGCCCGGTGCCCGCCACGTGCTTGCCCCGCTTCTCAGGGTTGATGTCGACGGGGAGGCACAGGTCGGCGTCGGCGCCCATCAGGTTCAGGAAGGTGACGCCCTTCGAGCCGGCGCCCCACACCGCGACCTTGCCGCCCGCGGCGCGCACGGCCGCGAAACGTTTGCGCCAGTGCTCGAGCAGCTCCTCGAGCTGGGTCGACAGGCCCTCGGCCAGGGCGACGAGTTCGGCGGCGCCGGGCACGGGCGACAGGTCGGCCCCGTCGCTGCCGGCCTCGCCGTCGGCCGCCGCCTCGAGGCAGAGGAACTGGCCGCCGAAGGTCTCCCAGGTGCGCGTGACCCGCAGCCCCGCCCGCACGAAACAGGCCGCCAGGCTCGTGCCGCAGAAATAGCTCACGTGCTCGTAGATGAAGTCCCAGACCCCGCCGTCCCGCAGGCTGTAAAGGGAGTTGGGCACCTCGAAGAAGATCACGGCCCGCGAGGATTCGGTCAACGCCCCGCGCATGCCCTGCAGGAAGGGCACGGGCGTCTCGATGTGCTCGAGGGCGTGCCGGCAGCAGACGAGGTCGGCGGGCTTGCCGAAGGGGCGCGCCCCGAAGTACTCGCCGCGGATCGTCACGTTCGGCGCCACCGCTTCGCCCCGGTAGCTCGGATCGAAGCCGATGCCGGTCGTGCCCGGGTCGACGCAGACCATCTTCAGGAAATCGCCCTGGCCGCAGGCGATCTCGACCACGGAGCCGCCGTCCACGTCGTGGCGCTCGCGCAGGTCACGGGCCAGCTCCTCGGCGTAGGACTGGAAGCGCGGCGAGTGGTGCAGCGAGTTCTCGTAGTTCTCGGCGTACTTCACCCGCTCGATGTCGAAGGCCAGGTTGAAGACATGGCCGCAGGCGCCGCAGATGCCGAGGTCGAGGTCGCCCCGGGGCGCGCTGCGGGCGCCGTCCGCGTCGTCCCACATGATGTTGCAGAAGACGGGCACCTCGGGCAGCAGCAGGAACCGGCGCACGTCGGCGGCGCCGCAGGCCAGGCAGGTCCGGGCGGCGTCGCTCATGAGCCCTCTCGCACGGTCTCGAGCCCGTCGTCGATGGCGAACATGCGCGGGTTCAGGCCGCGCTTGGCCAGGTCGAGGGTGATCTCTTCCTTGTAGATCGGGTTCATGACGATCACCGCATCGGGCTGCAGTTCGACCAGGTCGTCCGGGCCGAGGATGCGGTGACCGGTGCCCGGCATGAAGTAGCCGTGCCGGTGCGGGTTGATGTCGACGGCGCCGGCGATCTCGTCCTGCAGGCCGAGGGTCGTCAGGAACGACACGCCCTTGGAGCCCGAGCCCCAGATGACCGTCTTCTTCCCCTGGGCGTGCAGCTCGCCGAGGCGCTTGCCCCAGAACTCGAGCTGGCGCCGGAAGAGGTCGGGAAACTCGGCGACCCAGCGCTTGAGCTGGTCGAGTTGGTCGGCCGGGACGTCGGCGCTGCGGCCGGTGTCGCGGGTCGTCGCCGCGATGGTCAGGTACTGGTCGCCGTACTCGACGCCGCACTCGACCGGGAAGAACCCGGCCCCGCTGAACAGGCGGGTCAGGGAGACGGGCGTGAAGTACGAGCAGTGCTCGTAGTAGACGTCCTCGAAGGCGCAGTCGGTGAGGATGCGCATGGCCTCGGGAATCATGAAGAAGATGTCGGCCTCGCGGTCGCCCTGGGCCGCACGCACCATCTTCATGAAGTCGAGGGTGGCCGGGATGTGTTCGAGGGTCATCTTGCAGCAGACGAAGTCGGCCGCGGTGTCGGTGCACTTCTCGGTGTAGAAGTCGGCCACGAAACTGACGTTCTCGCCCGGCGCCGGGGCGTGGCGATCGGCGCGGTAGCCCGGATCGTAGCCCACGCCGTTGTTGCGCCCGTTCTCGCACAGCAGCAGCAGGAACTCGCCCTTGCCGCAGCCGATCTCGAGCACGTCGCGCCCCTCGAGGCCGAAGCGCGCGATGACGCGGTCGGCCAGGTCGCGGTGGAACTTCTGGAAGGTCGGCGAGAAGCCCTGGGTCTCCTCGTAGCGGCCGGAGTACTCGGTCAGCTTCTCGTCGAAGCTCGTGTTGCCCACGAAGCCGCACTCGCCGCAGAAGCCGAGAGTGATGTCCCCCTTGGGGTAGTTCACGGCCTCGTCGCGCGTCTCGAGCAGGATGCAGCTGTTGGTCGGCACGCCGCGGGCCTCATGGAAGATCTCCATGGTGCCCTGTCGGCAGTTCGGACAGGTGATGGCGTCGGACATCGCTTCGTTCCCTTCTCAGACGACGTGCGGCGTGGGCACGGGGATGATGAACTTGCCGCCCGCGGCGCGGAAGTCCTGCTCCTGGGCGAGGATCTCCTTCTCCAGGTTCCAGGGCAGCAGCAGCACGTAGTCCGGCTGCTCGGCCAGGATGCGGTCGTGGGCCACGATGGGCACCTTCTGCCCGGGCATGTAGCGGCCCTGCTTGTGGACGTTCTTGTCGGCGACGAAGTCGATCAGCTCGGTGCCGATGCCCACGTAGTTGATCATGGTGCTGCCCTTGGCGGCGGCCCCATAGGCCACGATCTGCTTGCCGTCGGCCTTGAAGCCGCGCAGCATCGCCAGCAGGTCGACCTTCAGCTGCGCGACGCGGCGGCTGAACTCGCGGTAGTAGTCGATGCGATCCAGGCCCAGCTCCCGTTCCTCGGCGAGCAGCGTCTTCACGCTGTCCAGCGGCGCGTCGGTCTTCTCGATGAAGAGGCGCAGCGAACCGCCGTGGATGGGCAGGCGCCAGCAGTCGTTCAGGTACAGCCCGTGTCGGCGCAGCAGGTGGTCGACCGCCGTCACCGAGAAGTAGCACAGGTGCTCGTGGTAGATGGTGTCGAACTCGCAGTGGTCGATGAGGTCCCGCAGGTAGGGGAACTCGATGACCGCCATGCCCTCCGGCTTCAGGGCGGCCGCGATGCCGGCCACGAAGCCGTTGGTGTCGGCCACGTGGGCCAGCACGTTGTTGGCGTGGATGATGTCGGCCTGCTTGCCCTCGGCCGCCAGCCCCTCGCCCACCGCCTTGCCGAAGAAGGCCGCCCGGCTGGGCACGCCGATCTTCTCGGCCGCCTCGCACAGGGCCGGCACCGGGTCGATGCCCAGGACGGGGATGCCGTTCTCGACGTAGTTCTTGAGGAGGTAGCCGTCGTTGCTCGCGAGCTCGATGACGAAGCTGTCGCCCGTCAGGCCGCGCCGTTCGATCAGCTCGAGCACGTTCTTCCGCGAGTGCTCCAGCAGGTAGGTGCTGAAGGACGAGAAGTAGGGATAGTCCTCGTCGAAGAGCATCTCGGGGTCGACCGTCTCGAGGATCTGCACGAGCGAGCACTCGGGGCAGAAGGCCACCTCGAGGGGAAAGGTCGGCTCGGGCTCGTTCAGCTGGCGCTCGTAGAGCATGCGGTCGGCCAGGGGCGTGATGCCCAGGTCCAGCACCGGCTCGAGGTGGTCGTGGCCGCAGCTGCGGCAGACGGCGTCGTTTCGGCTCATCCGTTCGTTCTCCCGTGATGGTTCAGGTTCGCGGCCGCCGGACGGGCTGCCCGTCCGGCGGCATCTCGTCCGTCTGCCGGCTACTTGCCGGTCCAGCGCAGCGTGTTGTCCAGGCGACCGCCGTCGAGCAGCTGCTTGACGTGGCCGATGCGCTTGAAGCGCGGCCCCTCGAAGTCCTCGAGGGTGATGCCCACGCGCTTGTAGGCCTCGTAGAGCTGCTCGACGCCGCGGCGCACGGTCCACTGGGGCTTGAAGCCGTGGATGGTGCGCGACAGCAGGTTGCAGTCCACGCGGTAGCAGCGCTTGTCCGGCT is part of the bacterium genome and encodes:
- a CDS encoding IS1 family transposase is translated as MSADQTRHPNWAPPFCPNPKCLHHNDSVEPWPYKKIGTFRRHSDGRRIQRFLCKHCRRSFSTQTFSTTYWQKRPDLDARIFMRTVGGMANRQIARDLAVSPETVNRHVARLARHCILFHCNAIRNLPPPAEVVVDGFESFEW
- a CDS encoding methyltransferase domain-containing protein, with the protein product MSDAARTCLACGAADVRRFLLLPEVPVFCNIMWDDADGARSAPRGDLDLGICGACGHVFNLAFDIERVKYAENYENSLHHSPRFQSYAEELARDLRERHDVDGGSVVEIACGQGDFLKMVCVDPGTTGIGFDPSYRGEAVAPNVTIRGEYFGARPFGKPADLVCCRHALEHIETPVPFLQGMRGALTESSRAVIFFEVPNSLYSLRDGGVWDFIYEHVSYFCGTSLAACFVRAGLRVTRTWETFGGQFLCLEAAADGEAGSDGADLSPVPGAAELVALAEGLSTQLEELLEHWRKRFAAVRAAGGKVAVWGAGSKGVTFLNLMGADADLCLPVDINPEKRGKHVAGTGHPIVAPADLAGRDVRLVLVMNPVYTEEIAGMVRDLGISAEVVGV
- a CDS encoding methyltransferase domain-containing protein; translated protein: MSDAITCPNCRQGTMEIFHEARGVPTNSCILLETRDEAVNYPKGDITLGFCGECGFVGNTSFDEKLTEYSGRYEETQGFSPTFQKFHRDLADRVIARFGLEGRDVLEIGCGKGEFLLLLCENGRNNGVGYDPGYRADRHAPAPGENVSFVADFYTEKCTDTAADFVCCKMTLEHIPATLDFMKMVRAAQGDREADIFFMIPEAMRILTDCAFEDVYYEHCSYFTPVSLTRLFSGAGFFPVECGVEYGDQYLTIAATTRDTGRSADVPADQLDQLKRWVAEFPDLFRRQLEFWGKRLGELHAQGKKTVIWGSGSKGVSFLTTLGLQDEIAGAVDINPHRHGYFMPGTGHRILGPDDLVELQPDAVIVMNPIYKEEITLDLAKRGLNPRMFAIDDGLETVREGS
- a CDS encoding class I SAM-dependent methyltransferase; this translates as MSRNDAVCRSCGHDHLEPVLDLGITPLADRMLYERQLNEPEPTFPLEVAFCPECSLVQILETVDPEMLFDEDYPYFSSFSTYLLEHSRKNVLELIERRGLTGDSFVIELASNDGYLLKNYVENGIPVLGIDPVPALCEAAEKIGVPSRAAFFGKAVGEGLAAEGKQADIIHANNVLAHVADTNGFVAGIAAALKPEGMAVIEFPYLRDLIDHCEFDTIYHEHLCYFSVTAVDHLLRRHGLYLNDCWRLPIHGGSLRLFIEKTDAPLDSVKTLLAEERELGLDRIDYYREFSRRVAQLKVDLLAMLRGFKADGKQIVAYGAAAKGSTMINYVGIGTELIDFVADKNVHKQGRYMPGQKVPIVAHDRILAEQPDYVLLLPWNLEKEILAQEQDFRAAGGKFIIPVPTPHVV